In a single window of the Tautonia rosea genome:
- a CDS encoding ArsR/SmtB family transcription factor, producing the protein MNPTITDASPTLAESTALFKAFADPVRLRLLNLLVGDREVCVCHLHEALGLPQPTVSRHLASLRTLGLVVGRKEGLWVHYRLARPRSSLHRTLIESLGACLGPIELLREDRRRLDRLIACCSR; encoded by the coding sequence ATGAACCCCACGATCACCGACGCCTCGCCGACCCTGGCCGAATCGACGGCGCTGTTCAAGGCGTTTGCCGATCCGGTGCGACTGCGGCTCTTGAACCTACTCGTCGGCGATCGCGAGGTCTGCGTCTGCCACCTGCACGAGGCGCTCGGCTTGCCACAACCGACGGTTTCGCGTCACCTGGCCTCGCTTCGCACGCTCGGTCTGGTCGTGGGGCGCAAGGAAGGGCTCTGGGTGCATTACCGCCTGGCAAGGCCACGATCGAGCCTGCACCGCACGTTGATTGAGAGTCTCGGCGCGTGCCTTGGCCCGATTGAGCTGCTGCGCGAAGATCGAAGGAGGCTCGATCGGCTCATCGCATGTTGCAGCAGATAA
- a CDS encoding TOBE domain-containing protein: MSPASEVVAAITRGSADRLGLQVGDHLNAVITSTEVMIDMS; encoded by the coding sequence ATGTCTCCGGCGTCTGAGGTCGTGGCCGCGATCACCCGAGGCTCGGCCGATCGCCTGGGCCTTCAGGTGGGAGACCACCTCAACGCGGTCATCACGTCGACCGAGGTCATGATCGACATGTCATGA
- a CDS encoding substrate-binding domain-containing protein, with protein MTKRHEPGGRVKSLRLLRSWSQAELADRAGISRTAVSAVEMGRLVPSVAAALSLAYALGCTVEELFGVAEPPGGPEWAWPPGRDPCRFWRAEVGGRTLLYPVEASPMGFVAHDGISRGGHLTEDDEDPRRTLVLACCDPAVGLLADIYARTTGDRLLVLPRSSGKALALLQAGLVHVAGVHLAAAEEDGGNAEAVRQLVSDDVTLLRVARWEEGVALAPGVAARSVRSTLGSKLTWVGRETGSGARRCLDEVLAGRPAPRRLAYDHRGVAEAIRCGWAEAGVCLRLTGEEAGLQFLGVRVEGYDLCFPRRWEDDPRIQALIRVVRSAPYRRLLAELPGYDPTEAGQVERLAIGPRDTP; from the coding sequence ATGACAAAGAGACACGAACCGGGCGGCCGCGTCAAGTCATTACGCCTGCTGCGGAGCTGGTCGCAGGCGGAGCTGGCCGATCGTGCCGGCATCTCCCGGACGGCGGTCAGCGCCGTCGAGATGGGCCGGCTCGTGCCGTCGGTCGCGGCGGCGTTATCGCTGGCGTATGCCCTCGGCTGCACCGTCGAGGAGCTCTTCGGCGTCGCGGAGCCGCCGGGGGGGCCGGAATGGGCCTGGCCACCCGGCCGCGATCCGTGCCGCTTTTGGAGGGCGGAGGTCGGGGGCCGGACCTTGCTCTACCCGGTCGAGGCCTCGCCGATGGGGTTCGTCGCCCACGACGGCATCTCCCGGGGAGGCCACCTGACCGAGGACGACGAGGACCCGAGGCGGACCCTGGTGCTGGCCTGCTGCGATCCCGCCGTCGGCCTGCTGGCCGACATCTATGCCCGGACGACCGGCGATCGCCTGCTGGTGCTCCCCCGATCCAGCGGCAAGGCCCTCGCGCTCTTGCAGGCCGGCCTCGTCCACGTCGCCGGGGTGCACCTGGCGGCCGCCGAGGAGGACGGCGGCAACGCCGAGGCGGTCCGTCAGCTCGTGTCCGATGACGTTACCCTGTTACGGGTCGCCCGATGGGAAGAGGGGGTGGCGTTGGCCCCCGGCGTTGCCGCCCGATCGGTGCGGTCGACCCTGGGATCGAAACTGACCTGGGTCGGACGCGAGACCGGCTCGGGGGCCCGCCGGTGCCTCGACGAGGTCCTGGCGGGCAGGCCCGCCCCCCGGCGGCTGGCCTACGACCACCGGGGCGTCGCCGAGGCGATCCGCTGCGGATGGGCCGAGGCGGGCGTCTGCCTGCGTCTGACCGGCGAGGAGGCGGGCTTGCAGTTCCTTGGGGTCCGCGTGGAGGGCTACGACCTCTGCTTCCCTCGGCGCTGGGAGGACGACCCCCGCATCCAGGCGCTCATCCGCGTCGTCCGTTCCGCGCCCTACCGGAGGCTGCTGGCGGAGTTGCCCGGCTACGACCCGACGGAGGCCGGGCAGGTCGAGCGGCTGGCTATCGGCCCTCGGGATACCCCGTGA
- a CDS encoding DUF29 domain-containing protein, whose translation MSNQMAGALPSLYHEDETAWLETMAQLVAEGRFDELDCAHLSEYLSDMARRDRREVYSRLVVLLTHLLKWEHQPEKRSGSWRGTILTQRRELRLLLESGTLRNHAIASLAEAYQDAREQAAAETELPIDTFPFPCVYTVDELIARDSEGDPA comes from the coding sequence ATGTCGAATCAAATGGCGGGCGCGCTGCCGTCGCTCTACCATGAGGACGAGACGGCGTGGCTGGAGACGATGGCTCAACTGGTCGCAGAGGGTCGGTTTGATGAATTGGATTGTGCGCATTTGAGCGAGTATCTCTCGGACATGGCTCGACGCGATCGACGCGAGGTCTACAGCCGTCTGGTGGTGTTGCTGACCCACCTCTTGAAGTGGGAGCACCAGCCGGAGAAGCGATCCGGTTCGTGGCGGGGGACGATCCTGACCCAGCGGCGAGAACTCCGCCTGCTGCTGGAAAGCGGCACCTTGCGGAATCACGCGATCGCGTCGCTTGCGGAAGCCTATCAGGACGCCCGGGAACAGGCCGCCGCAGAGACCGAGCTGCCCATCGACACGTTTCCGTTTCCGTGTGTCTACACGGTGGATGAACTGATCGCTCGGGATTCGGAGGGCGATCCGGCCTGA
- a CDS encoding PIN domain-containing protein encodes MRRNYVLIDYENVQPESLYGLDAEHFRVLLFVGANQTKVSFEIAEGMQRLGARAQYIKMAGSGANALDFHIAFYIGSLAANDPTAFFHIISKDTGFDPLVQHLKTKKVCIARSKAIETIPLLKVANSKTLPDRVAVLVADLKKRGTARPKLVKTLTNTVAAVFQKQLEEKDVSELIGELQRLGFVSIHEERVSYALSEGDL; translated from the coding sequence GTGCGCAGGAACTACGTGCTCATTGACTACGAGAACGTCCAGCCCGAGTCGTTGTATGGGCTCGACGCCGAACACTTCAGGGTGCTCCTGTTCGTGGGGGCCAATCAGACGAAGGTCTCGTTCGAGATCGCCGAGGGGATGCAGCGTCTCGGGGCACGCGCCCAGTACATCAAGATGGCGGGCAGTGGGGCGAACGCGCTGGATTTCCATATCGCTTTCTACATCGGTTCTCTTGCGGCCAATGATCCCACGGCCTTCTTTCACATCATCTCCAAGGATACGGGATTCGATCCCCTGGTCCAGCATCTGAAGACCAAGAAGGTGTGCATTGCTCGATCGAAGGCGATTGAAACCATCCCCCTGTTGAAGGTGGCGAACTCGAAGACGCTTCCCGATCGGGTCGCGGTCCTGGTCGCCGATCTGAAGAAGCGGGGCACAGCCAGGCCGAAACTGGTCAAGACGCTGACGAACACCGTGGCTGCCGTCTTCCAAAAGCAACTGGAAGAAAAGGATGTTTCCGAATTGATCGGCGAATTGCAGCGACTTGGTTTTGTCAGCATCCACGAGGAGAGGGTTTCTTATGCGTTGTCGGAAGGGGATCTCTGA
- a CDS encoding tetratricopeptide repeat protein encodes MSTPQSDTQEPAFVIDATREGFEQEVIERSKSVPVVVDFWAEWCGPCRRLGPLLEKLAHEYAGKFILVKADTEQLGDIASAFGVQGIPAVFGLRDGQIVDGFVGLQSEAVIRDFLNRLLPTPSQTLAAEAAALEASDAPSAEAKYREALELDPKEVKAKIGLARVLEAQGKTDEAATLITQLEGRGYLEPEAEAVKARLALDAAAADAGDLSSARAEAEANPDDLHARFRLAEALAASGQNEEALAVCLDLVERDRHGVGEQARQTMLAVFNLLPADDPIATEYRRKLSFVL; translated from the coding sequence ATGAGTACTCCGCAAAGCGACACCCAGGAACCCGCCTTCGTCATCGACGCCACCCGGGAGGGCTTCGAGCAAGAGGTGATCGAGCGGTCGAAGTCGGTGCCTGTCGTGGTCGACTTCTGGGCCGAGTGGTGCGGGCCGTGCCGGAGGCTCGGCCCGTTGCTGGAAAAGCTAGCGCACGAGTATGCAGGGAAGTTCATCCTGGTAAAAGCCGATACGGAGCAACTGGGGGACATCGCCTCGGCCTTTGGCGTGCAGGGAATTCCGGCGGTCTTCGGCCTGAGGGACGGGCAGATCGTCGACGGATTCGTCGGCTTGCAGTCCGAGGCCGTGATTCGAGACTTTCTCAACCGCCTCCTGCCGACACCATCGCAGACACTTGCCGCCGAGGCCGCCGCGCTCGAAGCCTCCGATGCGCCCTCGGCCGAGGCGAAGTACCGCGAGGCGCTGGAACTGGACCCGAAAGAGGTGAAGGCGAAAATCGGCCTGGCCCGCGTGCTCGAAGCGCAGGGCAAAACCGATGAGGCCGCCACCCTGATCACCCAGCTCGAAGGCCGGGGTTACCTCGAACCCGAGGCCGAGGCCGTCAAGGCTCGCCTCGCCCTCGACGCCGCCGCGGCCGACGCCGGCGACCTCTCCTCGGCCCGCGCCGAGGCCGAGGCCAACCCCGACGACCTGCACGCCCGCTTCCGCCTGGCCGAGGCCCTCGCCGCCTCCGGCCAGAACGAGGAGGCGCTGGCGGTGTGCCTCGACCTCGTTGAGCGCGACCGCCACGGCGTCGGCGAGCAGGCAAGGCAGACGATGCTCGCGGTCTTCAACCTGCTGCCCGCCGACGACCCGATCGCCACCGAGTACCGCCGGAAGCTGTCGTTCGTGCTCTGA
- a CDS encoding addiction module protein: protein MNSVIEQWKAQLGALSPAERAELAHFLLASLDAEAEHVIEAEWDREASRRVAEIRSGNATGRSVDDLLSELRGRDL, encoded by the coding sequence GTGAATTCCGTCATCGAGCAATGGAAGGCCCAGTTGGGGGCGCTCTCGCCGGCGGAGCGGGCGGAACTGGCGCATTTCCTGCTGGCATCGCTGGATGCCGAAGCCGAACACGTCATCGAGGCCGAATGGGATCGGGAAGCCTCTCGGAGGGTGGCGGAGATCCGCTCGGGGAACGCCACAGGCCGGTCGGTCGATGATCTCTTGTCGGAGTTGCGTGGGCGTGACCTTTGA
- a CDS encoding response regulator, whose product MSPRTVIIVEDERDANDLMAELVRARNDRPVQVFDGASVLDAVDQHDPDLILLDVMLPDVDGYEICARLKRRRATNLIPIIMVTALQTENNRVRGVRVGANEYLTKPFTPDQLFETMDRAIAWREEHKTLGTAGEIHFDIRSETDYLAELNDMLTDLYEHTPLTERQIKDLKQAVMEMGSNAIEWGHRKDAELMLRITYRIEPDHVTLIILDQGPGFDPGHVPHAAQVDDPIAHLDVRNELGIREGGFGIMLARGLVDEFRYNDKGNEVTLVKRFESTGAVGLPEGD is encoded by the coding sequence ATGTCGCCGCGCACCGTAATAATTGTCGAAGACGAACGCGACGCCAACGACCTGATGGCCGAGCTCGTTCGCGCCCGCAATGATCGACCTGTCCAGGTCTTCGACGGGGCTTCGGTGCTCGACGCCGTCGATCAGCACGACCCGGACCTGATTTTGCTCGACGTCATGCTGCCCGACGTCGACGGCTACGAGATCTGCGCCCGGCTCAAACGCCGACGGGCGACGAACCTGATCCCGATCATCATGGTCACGGCCCTTCAGACCGAGAATAATCGCGTCCGCGGCGTTCGGGTCGGAGCGAACGAGTACCTGACCAAGCCCTTCACCCCCGATCAGTTGTTCGAAACCATGGACCGCGCCATCGCCTGGCGCGAAGAGCATAAGACCCTCGGCACCGCCGGCGAGATCCACTTCGACATCCGGAGCGAAACGGATTACCTCGCCGAGCTGAACGACATGCTCACCGACCTGTACGAGCATACCCCCCTGACCGAGCGGCAGATCAAGGACCTGAAACAGGCCGTCATGGAAATGGGCTCCAACGCGATCGAGTGGGGCCACCGCAAGGACGCCGAGCTGATGCTCCGGATCACCTACCGGATCGAGCCCGATCACGTCACCCTGATCATCCTCGACCAGGGGCCCGGCTTCGACCCCGGCCACGTCCCCCACGCCGCCCAGGTCGACGACCCGATCGCCCACCTCGACGTCCGCAACGAGCTGGGCATCCGCGAAGGTGGATTCGGCATCATGCTCGCCCGCGGCCTCGTCGACGAGTTCCGCTACAACGACAAGGGGAACGAAGTCACCCTCGTCAAACGCTTCGAATCGACCGGCGCCGTGGGGCTTCCCGAAGGGGACTGA
- a CDS encoding heavy metal translocating P-type ATPase, with the protein MTPPDPTEPISDRVSRSSTVIAVFTVAMIATHLVLRFGINTSATAWGIPAQRWPLLAALLFGGVPLVLELLSKMLRREFGSDLLAGISIITAVLLGEYLAGALVVLMLSGGEAIEAYAVRSASSVLEALARRMPSIAHRKAPEGGSVADVALDEVAVGDELVVFPHEICPVDGEVITGHGTMDESFLTGEPYLMSKAPGSSVISGAINGESALTIRADKLAIDSRYAKIMEVMRASEQRRPRIRRLGDSLGALYTPLAVAIALLAWLLSGDAVRFLAVLVVATPCPLLIGIPVGIIGAISLSARRGIIIKDPAVLEAIDTCRTAIFDKTGTLTYGAPRLTAIDVSPVMDLSEDAILHLVASLERYSKHPLSGAILNEARGRLLDLSDASQVEERPGQGLLGSVAGHSVRICRRKQLLALDPEAEPHLPPMSGGMECVAAIDDRFAAVFRFRDEPRREGASFIEHLGPKHQFDRVLIVSGDRESEVRYLADRVGIGEVFASQTPEQKVAIVRNETSRAPTVFLGDGINDAPALAEATVGIAFGQNSDITAEAAGAVILDTSLSKVDEFFHISKRLRRIILQSAVGGMALSLVGMIFAAFGYLPPVAGAIVQEVIDVLAVVNALRVAFPPVHLTDFDAEPGASAR; encoded by the coding sequence ATGACCCCCCCCGATCCGACCGAACCGATTTCCGATCGCGTAAGCCGATCCTCAACCGTCATCGCCGTCTTCACCGTGGCCATGATCGCAACGCATCTGGTCTTACGGTTCGGAATCAACACGAGTGCAACCGCTTGGGGGATTCCCGCCCAGCGCTGGCCCTTGCTGGCCGCCTTGCTCTTTGGCGGTGTCCCTCTGGTCTTGGAACTGCTCTCGAAGATGCTCCGCCGCGAGTTCGGCTCGGACTTGCTGGCGGGCATCTCGATCATCACGGCGGTCTTGCTCGGGGAATACCTCGCCGGAGCCCTGGTCGTCTTGATGCTCTCCGGCGGCGAGGCGATCGAGGCCTATGCCGTGCGCAGCGCCTCATCGGTCCTCGAAGCACTCGCAAGGCGAATGCCCTCAATTGCCCACCGCAAAGCCCCCGAGGGCGGCTCGGTGGCCGATGTGGCACTCGACGAGGTCGCCGTCGGCGACGAGCTGGTCGTCTTTCCGCACGAGATTTGCCCGGTCGACGGCGAAGTCATCACCGGTCACGGAACCATGGATGAATCGTTCCTGACCGGCGAACCGTACCTGATGTCGAAGGCCCCCGGTTCATCGGTGATCTCCGGGGCCATCAACGGCGAGTCGGCCCTGACCATCCGGGCCGATAAACTAGCCATTGATTCCCGATATGCGAAAATCATGGAGGTGATGCGCGCCTCCGAACAGCGCCGCCCCCGCATTCGACGGCTGGGCGACTCCCTTGGCGCGCTCTACACTCCCCTCGCCGTGGCCATCGCCCTGCTCGCCTGGCTCCTCAGCGGTGATGCGGTGCGGTTCCTGGCCGTCCTGGTCGTGGCCACGCCGTGCCCGCTCTTGATTGGCATTCCGGTCGGCATCATCGGCGCCATCTCGCTGTCGGCACGTCGCGGGATCATCATCAAAGACCCGGCCGTTTTGGAAGCCATTGATACCTGCCGCACCGCCATCTTCGACAAGACGGGAACCCTCACGTACGGCGCCCCCCGCTTGACGGCAATCGACGTCTCCCCGGTCATGGATCTGTCTGAGGACGCCATCCTCCACCTCGTCGCCAGTCTGGAACGCTATTCGAAGCACCCGCTCTCCGGCGCGATTTTGAACGAGGCCCGAGGCCGACTCCTTGACCTCTCCGACGCCTCGCAGGTCGAGGAGCGCCCCGGCCAGGGCTTGCTCGGATCGGTCGCGGGTCATTCCGTTCGGATTTGTAGACGTAAGCAATTGCTTGCGCTCGATCCCGAGGCCGAACCCCACCTTCCTCCCATGTCCGGGGGAATGGAGTGCGTGGCTGCGATCGACGACCGCTTCGCCGCCGTCTTCCGCTTTCGCGACGAGCCGAGGCGCGAGGGTGCCTCGTTCATCGAGCACCTGGGGCCGAAACACCAGTTTGACCGCGTCTTGATCGTCTCCGGCGACCGGGAGTCGGAGGTCCGCTACCTGGCCGACCGGGTCGGCATCGGCGAGGTTTTCGCCTCGCAAACCCCCGAGCAAAAAGTAGCAATCGTCCGGAACGAGACCTCACGAGCCCCCACCGTCTTTCTCGGCGACGGCATCAACGACGCCCCCGCCCTGGCCGAGGCGACCGTCGGCATCGCCTTCGGCCAGAACAGCGACATCACGGCCGAGGCCGCCGGCGCCGTCATCCTCGACACCTCCCTGTCCAAGGTTGACGAGTTCTTTCACATTAGCAAACGTCTGCGACGGATCATCCTCCAGAGTGCCGTCGGTGGCATGGCCCTGAGCCTCGTCGGCATGATCTTCGCTGCCTTCGGCTATCTCCCCCCCGTGGCCGGGGCGATCGTTCAGGAAGTCATCGACGTACTCGCCGTTGTGAATGCGTTGCGTGTGGCCTTTCCACCCGTCCATTTGACCGATTTCGATGCCGAACCCGGCGCTTCGGCGAGATGA
- the arsM gene encoding arsenite methyltransferase — MSETVTQAVKAKYGSVAGFGLSSDQQGVRAVAEAFGYSAEELASIPGEANMGLSCGNPTATANLREGEVVVDLGSGGGLDVLLAAKKVGPAGKAIGIDMTPEMIALAERNAAKAGATNTEFHLASIDALPLPDASVDCVISNCVINLAPDKSAVFREIVRVLKPGGRLAVSDIALKQELPEALGNDLMAYVGCIAGAVLIPEYRQMLLDAGFSAVEVVDTGADLNAYAKVENQAACCPPPASAPAGALPIAETGCCSPAPSVAPDDAAFHDRLAELLRQYNVNDYAASVRVFALKPQE, encoded by the coding sequence ATGTCGGAAACCGTGACCCAGGCGGTGAAAGCCAAATATGGATCGGTGGCGGGTTTCGGCCTGTCGAGTGATCAGCAAGGGGTACGCGCGGTGGCCGAGGCGTTCGGCTACTCGGCGGAGGAATTGGCCTCGATCCCGGGCGAGGCAAATATGGGCCTCTCGTGCGGCAATCCGACGGCGACGGCCAACCTGCGCGAGGGGGAGGTGGTGGTGGACCTCGGCTCGGGAGGGGGGCTCGATGTCTTGCTCGCCGCGAAAAAAGTGGGACCGGCTGGCAAGGCGATCGGCATCGACATGACCCCCGAAATGATTGCGTTGGCCGAACGCAACGCGGCAAAGGCCGGGGCGACGAACACCGAGTTCCACCTGGCCTCGATCGACGCCCTGCCTCTGCCTGACGCTTCGGTGGATTGTGTTATCAGCAACTGCGTGATCAACCTCGCTCCGGACAAGTCCGCCGTGTTTCGCGAGATTGTCCGCGTGTTGAAGCCCGGTGGTCGGCTGGCCGTAAGTGATATCGCCCTGAAGCAGGAGCTTCCGGAGGCGCTCGGGAACGATCTGATGGCCTATGTCGGCTGCATTGCCGGAGCGGTGCTCATTCCTGAATATCGGCAGATGCTGCTTGACGCCGGGTTCTCGGCCGTTGAGGTGGTGGACACCGGGGCCGACCTGAACGCGTATGCCAAGGTCGAGAATCAGGCCGCCTGCTGCCCCCCTCCGGCATCGGCTCCCGCGGGAGCCTTGCCGATCGCCGAGACCGGATGCTGCTCACCCGCGCCCTCGGTGGCTCCGGACGATGCGGCCTTTCACGATCGTCTGGCCGAACTGCTGCGCCAGTACAATGTGAACGACTACGCTGCCAGCGTCCGTGTCTTCGCCTTGAAGCCTCAGGAATAG
- a CDS encoding type II toxin-antitoxin system RelE/ParE family toxin — protein sequence MIHAEAEAEVLDAIAYYEDRQAGLRRAFREDLEATLDRIRRMPGTFAPIDDQGTRKHRFQRFPYTIYYVELDDVIWIAAIAHQKRRPGYWSRRRLPSVGDP from the coding sequence ATGATCCATGCCGAGGCAGAGGCCGAGGTCCTCGATGCCATCGCGTATTACGAGGATCGGCAGGCCGGCCTGCGCCGCGCGTTTCGCGAAGACCTCGAAGCCACACTCGACCGCATTCGCCGCATGCCGGGGACGTTTGCTCCGATCGATGATCAGGGAACCCGGAAGCATCGCTTCCAGCGGTTTCCGTACACGATCTATTATGTTGAGCTGGATGACGTGATCTGGATTGCCGCCATCGCTCACCAGAAACGGCGGCCTGGATACTGGTCGAGGCGTCGGCTCCCCTCGGTCGGAGATCCCTGA
- a CDS encoding DUF1559 domain-containing protein — MRDGRIRPGFTLIELLVVIAIIGVLIALLLPAVQAAREAARRAQCTNNLKQLGLALHQYHDVHGVLPPASQSPIYTFSPHARVFPYLEANALFNAINFDLGLRFSANSGVRPENTTATATLVSVFLCPSDGGGSLVIDPQYRPTNYVANSGSGRGDAGSFFPPHADGVVLAQFVVPFAQIRDGLSQTALMSESIIGSGSVSAAGLGDRQVQYIHLGTEMPPTNLPSPDRCGFPSTLPWAGDRNAAWALGRMDSTLYNHMLMPNDDRPDCIHTHRRGWKASRSFHPGGVNLLFCDGHVQFVKESVGPAAWTALATRKGGEVVSADAY, encoded by the coding sequence ATGAGGGACGGCCGCATCCGACCGGGGTTCACGCTCATCGAGTTGCTCGTGGTCATTGCGATCATCGGCGTCTTGATCGCCTTGCTCTTGCCTGCCGTGCAGGCCGCCCGAGAGGCGGCCCGCCGCGCCCAGTGTACCAACAATCTGAAGCAACTCGGCCTGGCCTTGCACCAGTATCACGACGTTCACGGAGTCTTGCCGCCGGCCTCGCAGTCGCCGATCTATACCTTCAGCCCTCATGCCCGCGTTTTCCCGTACCTTGAGGCGAACGCCCTGTTCAACGCGATCAACTTCGACCTCGGGCTGCGCTTCAGCGCCAACTCGGGCGTTCGGCCCGAGAACACCACCGCCACGGCCACGCTCGTCTCTGTCTTCCTCTGCCCGAGCGACGGCGGCGGCTCGCTGGTCATCGATCCGCAGTACCGGCCGACGAATTACGTGGCCAACTCGGGCTCGGGCAGGGGAGACGCCGGCTCGTTCTTCCCGCCCCATGCCGACGGCGTCGTCCTTGCACAATTCGTCGTCCCCTTCGCGCAGATCCGCGACGGCCTGTCGCAGACGGCCCTGATGAGCGAGTCGATCATCGGCTCGGGATCGGTCTCCGCGGCCGGGCTGGGGGATCGCCAGGTCCAGTACATCCACCTCGGCACCGAGATGCCGCCGACGAACCTGCCGTCGCCCGACCGTTGCGGCTTTCCCTCCACCTTACCCTGGGCGGGAGACCGCAACGCCGCCTGGGCCCTCGGCCGGATGGACTCCACCCTGTACAACCATATGCTCATGCCGAACGACGATCGCCCGGACTGCATCCACACGCACCGCCGGGGCTGGAAGGCCTCTCGCAGCTTCCACCCGGGCGGCGTGAACCTCCTGTTCTGCGACGGCCATGTCCAGTTCGTCAAGGAGTCGGTCGGCCCCGCCGCCTGGACTGCCCTGGCTACCCGAAAGGGTGGCGAGGTCGTCTCGGCCGACGCTTACTGA
- a CDS encoding ArnT family glycosyltransferase, translating to MARSHQLGRADRWVGLLGLLAVLVLGMGLGDARRLTYHEAIVAQGARELLASDAAVDWLVPTLGGLPWLEKPPLAHWLVALCSWVAGGVTETSSRVPSALAAASLAGLVACFAARRFGRTIGLLAGSVQLTTSWSIQRGRLADADMLLALLVAATLIAADRLRTASDPRSARSWQWAFFALLGGTSLVKGIGFGAVLAMASLGALLLWDRDRRALLRLCWPTGWCLAALLALAWPLAVASRYPDAVSLWLGHVTDRLAAEPRRFAGQPIGAFLLTPILQTLPWTPFALVGAWHSLRRGRLEPGGPDRLLWAWAFIPTLLLSMASVRNGHYLIHALPPWSVWAALGLVRLGDRLQTRRGWSPDRLRRASVGLFGTIGVVVAIIHMLILPQVDHRGREWSWYAEAARQAPPDEPLVLLYDWDGPDPWDRLPYPTPFGPIPSDLAVRLFYLDRPAQWLSGPDRLAANPPCSGPFTFIARDRDLPSIDSLGPITELTRGPSHRWDRTYALFHVSPTPSDRLAVGDLSSPGDRQPHAEPK from the coding sequence ATGGCACGATCACACCAGTTGGGCCGAGCCGACCGATGGGTCGGGCTGCTTGGGCTCCTGGCCGTGCTCGTACTGGGCATGGGGCTCGGCGATGCGCGCCGATTGACCTATCACGAGGCGATTGTCGCCCAGGGGGCTCGCGAGCTGCTTGCGTCCGACGCGGCGGTCGACTGGCTCGTGCCGACCCTCGGAGGTCTTCCCTGGCTGGAGAAGCCCCCCCTCGCTCACTGGCTGGTGGCTCTCTGCTCCTGGGTGGCGGGGGGTGTCACCGAAACCTCGAGCCGCGTTCCCTCCGCCCTGGCCGCCGCCTCCCTGGCCGGGCTGGTCGCCTGCTTCGCCGCCCGACGCTTTGGGAGAACCATCGGCCTCCTCGCCGGAAGCGTTCAGTTGACCACCTCCTGGTCCATTCAGCGCGGGCGGCTGGCCGATGCCGACATGCTCCTGGCTCTACTTGTCGCTGCCACCCTGATCGCCGCCGACCGCCTGCGGACCGCTTCCGACCCCCGATCCGCCCGATCCTGGCAATGGGCCTTCTTCGCCCTGCTGGGCGGCACCAGTCTGGTCAAGGGGATCGGCTTTGGCGCGGTCCTGGCGATGGCGTCACTGGGGGCCTTGCTTCTCTGGGACCGCGACCGCCGCGCCTTGCTCCGGCTCTGCTGGCCGACCGGCTGGTGCCTGGCCGCCTTGCTCGCGCTTGCCTGGCCCCTGGCGGTCGCAAGCCGATACCCCGACGCCGTCTCGCTCTGGCTCGGGCACGTCACCGATCGCCTCGCCGCCGAGCCTCGCCGGTTCGCCGGGCAACCGATCGGGGCGTTCTTGCTCACGCCAATTCTTCAGACCTTGCCGTGGACCCCCTTCGCTCTGGTCGGCGCCTGGCATTCGCTGCGCCGAGGTCGTCTTGAGCCCGGCGGCCCCGACCGCCTGCTCTGGGCCTGGGCCTTCATCCCCACGCTCCTGCTCTCGATGGCCTCGGTCCGCAACGGCCACTACCTCATCCACGCCCTGCCCCCCTGGTCCGTCTGGGCGGCGCTCGGACTTGTTCGCCTCGGTGATCGTCTCCAGACGCGCCGAGGCTGGTCGCCCGATCGCCTCCGACGCGCCTCCGTCGGCCTCTTCGGCACCATCGGCGTGGTCGTGGCGATCATTCACATGCTCATTCTACCCCAGGTCGATCACCGAGGGCGCGAGTGGTCCTGGTACGCCGAGGCTGCCCGCCAGGCTCCCCCTGATGAACCGCTCGTCTTGCTCTACGACTGGGACGGCCCCGACCCCTGGGATCGTCTGCCGTATCCCACCCCCTTCGGCCCGATTCCGTCCGATCTGGCCGTCCGCCTGTTTTATCTCGATCGCCCTGCTCAGTGGCTTTCCGGTCCCGATCGCCTCGCCGCGAACCCCCCCTGCTCCGGCCCCTTCACCTTCATCGCCCGAGACCGCGACCTGCCTTCGATCGATTCCCTCGGCCCGATCACCGAGCTGACCCGAGGCCCTTCCCACCGCTGGGACCGCACTTACGCCCTCTTTCACGTCTCCCCGACACCTTCCGACCGGCTCGCGGTCGGCGATCTATCCTCCCCCGGCGATCGCCAGCCTCATGCCGAGCCAAAATGA